CATCTGGGCTTCGGCGAGCGAGCGCGCCTCCGCGACCTTTTTCAGCGCCGAACGAAGCTTGCTTGATGCGACCGACAGCTCGATCGACTTGGCGATCAGGACGGTCCAGGTCATCAGCGAGGCGAAGGCGAGCCCGATCATCACCGCCTTCACGATGACGTCGGCCGACATGAACATCACCCAGGGCGACAATTCCTTCATCGCCGGCGCGATACCAGCCGCCGTATCGGGCTTTACGGCCGCCGGCGCGGTGGCTGAGGGGGCCGCGGGTGCCGCCGCTGCCGGAGCAGCCACTGGGGCCGGACTGGTCGCAGCCGGCTGGGCCGTCGCTTGTGCCGGGGCCGCCGGCGGGGTCTGGGCGGAAACAGGAGTTGCGAGCCAGGCGGCCGTCAGGACGACAGCTGCGGCAAGGCTTGCTTGGAAGGACATCATCTTCATACTTCGGCCCAGTAGCGAATGAGGTTGTGATAGATACCCGTCAATTTGACCGTTTCGGGATCGTCACGCCCGAGCCGCTCCACCAGCGCCTGTATCGCGGTGTCGAGGTCAAAGATCATGGTACGGGCTTGATCGTCCCGTATCATGCTCTGAAGCCAGAAGAAAGACGCAACCCGCGTCCCCCTCGTCACGGGCGTCACGAGATGCAGGCTGGTCGAGGGATAGAGCACGCAGTCGCCGGCTGGCAACTTGACTTCGTGCGAACCGTAGGTGTCCTCGATCACAAGTTCGCCACCGTCATACTCTTCCGGCTCGGCGAGAAACAGCGTGACCGACAGGTCGGTGCGGATGCGAAGGCCGGTCAGCCGGTCGCCGCGGATCGCATTGTCGACATGCAGCCCGAAATGATGGCCGCTGTTCGCCGCATAGCGGTTGAACAGCGGCGGGAAGATCTGGAGCGGGATGGCCGCCGCAATGAAGCGCGGGTTCGAGGTCAGCGCCGAGATGATGCGGTTGCCGAGCTTGCGCGCGACCTCGCTGTCCGGCGGCAATTGCTCGTTGCGCTTCACCATCGCCGACTGTGCGCCCGCGGTCGAGCGGCCGTCCTCCCACGCGCTGGCGTCCATGATGCGGCGGAAATCCGCCACATCATTTTTGCTGAGAACGTTTTCGATGCATGTCAGCATGAAACTCGTTGTTGCTCCGTCAGTAGCGGGCTGACAGCACCAGGTAAGCGGCACGCCCCGGTGCTTCCAGCACGAAGGGCGCAGCGCTCTGGTACAGCGCGTCGTAGTAGCGCTTGTCGAAGATGTTGTTCACGAACAGCTTGACCTGCCAGTTCTTGTTGATCTTGGCCTCCGCGAACATGTCGAAACGCCAATAGCTCGGAATCGACGTGCCCTGGTTGGCCGCGAGGAACGTGCCACCATAGATCTTCGAGCGATAGACTGCCTGACCACCCAGCTCCCAGACGTCGTTGAACTGGTACTTGCTGAGCATGCTGAAGGATTGATGGGCGACGTTCGAAAGCGGCAGGCCCACGTTCGTCGTGTAGAGGGCCGTATTTGCAGGCGGGATCAGCGACTTCGTCACCTCGGATTGCATTAACACCAACCCGCCGAAGACACTCCATTTGTCGGTGATCTTGCCGCCGACGCCGAGATCTATGCCTCGAATACGGTAAGCAGCTCCGGCCGTGATACAGGAAACGGTTCCCGTAGTGCCTGCAGGATAAGGACAGGCTGCGGTCGCCGTGGCGGCCGTGATGTTGCGTGACTCGCGCGCATTGTCCTTCTCGGTCTGGAACAGAGCGGCTGTGAGCAGCAGGTGCCTGTCAAACAGCTCCCACTTCGTGCCGAGTTCGATTGCTCTGTTCTTTTCGGGACCAAAAATCTGCGTGGCATTACCGTTGAGCACCGGTGCAAGGCCGCCATACTGGACGCTGGTGCCGTCGAATTCCGCGCCGACCGGGTTCGACGACGTCGCGTAAGCTGCGTAGACGCTGCCGTTCGGCAGCGGCTTCAGCGTGAGACCGAGATTGAAGTTCGGCATTCCGTAGTCTTGCTGCTGCGTGCCGAACACGTTGGCGACCCCATTTACGGTGCCGTATCCGCTCGTCTTGATGTTGTAGTCGTCGTAGCGAACGCCACCATTCAGGATGACCAGATCGCGGTAGTTCGCGCTGTCCATCGCGTAGACGCTCTTGGTGTCGATCGTGATCTTGGTAGGCAGGCCGGACAAGCCGGCCGGTATTCCGAACGGAAGGTTCGTGAACTGCGGATTGAATACGCTCACCCCGGACAATGATCCGGTGCCGCTGAAACCGCCGGGAAGCGCTTCGGAGCTGAGACCGAGATACTTGTCGATGGACGACTTCTCGTGGTCGTATTCGAAGCCGGCAAGTGCCGTGTGTTTGAAGCCGACGCCGTCGTTGAATTTGTATGTCGCCTCCGTCTGGTTGGCGATCACACTGGTCTCCTGGAAGCGGCTCTGCGGATTGGCACTGAGTGTCGACGCCGAAAGCGGATTGGCCAAAACCGGCGCTTCCGGAAGCGTGCCGATGTAGTTCTGGGTGGAATACGAATCCCGGAACTTGTTGGTAATCAACAGGTCGGGTGTGATCTGCACTTCCGCGTTGAGTGTGCCAATGTCCTGGCCGGTCCGATAAAAGTCACGATTGACGAAGCCGTACCAGTTGTTGCGGTTGGAGCCGAAATCCGGGAACGGCCCGCCGGCCGTGCTCGCCGTGCTGGGCCGATAGTAAGGCACGCCGAAGTCGGGCAGACCGGTCAGCTCGGTATGGATGTAACCGGCCTGGATCTTGACCGCATCTACGGGCTTCCACGTCGTAGCGACAAACGCTCCGTCACGATTATCCTTCACATAATCGCGCCCGGCGACGCCTGCGTCCTGGAACAGGCCGCCAGCACGCACCGCCCAGGTCGGGTTGATCACCTGGTTGACGTCGAGCACCACGCGCTTGGTCTGGTCGGTGCCAAACGTCGTGTCCATGTTGTAGAAGCTCCCCGCCGTCGTCGCCTGCTTGGTGACGATGTTGATCGCACCACCGGCGATGCCGCGGCCGGCGAAGGTCGAGCCGGGGCCGCGCAGGATCTCGACCTGCTCGGTGAAGAAGTTCTCACGCACGCTGACGCCGGAATCGCGGACGCCATCGATGAAGACGTCGTTGCGGGCATCGAAGCCGCGGATGAAGAAGCGGTCGCCGAAAGCATTGCCGCCCTCGCCCGTTCCGAGCGTCACGCCGGCCGTGCTCAGGATCGCTTGCTTCAGGGTCGTGGCGTTCTTGTCCTCGAGCACTTCCCTCGTAAGCACGGTGATCGATTTTGGCGTGTTGAGGATTGGCTCAGGGAATTTGCCTGACGCTTGCACTCGGGTGGCCATGTAAGGCGCGGCGGGATTTGCGTATGGATCACGATCAGCAGCAAGACCGCCTGCATTAACCACCGGTGCCGTTGCAGCCTGCTGCCGCTGCGCCGCACGCCGCAGCGCGTTGCGTGCGCGGACCTGCTCGGCCGTCGGTTTCGAAGCGGTGGGACGCGGACGCTCGTGGGGCGCATCGACCGTGACGGGCGGCAGGTTGGACTGCTGCGCATGCGCGCCGCTCGACACCGACGCCACCGCGATCAGGCTCGCAACTGCCGAGACCGTCTTGCCAGAACCACCCGACGACTTCTCATCCATCGAATCGAACGCTGCGACCGAACGCAACGATTTCGGTGCGACCACCTGCCCCATTACCAAACGCCCCATCTTCTTGTTCGCTCATTCACTTCGATGAACGATGGGCTGTTGGTATCGGCGGCAAAATAGCGGGTCAATGCGGGCAAGCCGCCAGAACCCTTGAATACGTCAAGATCAAAACGATTCTAAACTGCAGTTTGAAACGGTTCTAAACGAAGATTGGAGTCGTTCTAAAACAAGCGCGAAAAGCACGTCGCTATCGGCATCGCGCGCACGCTTCAGTCGCTGCTCGGCGGCTTCATCAGCGAGAACAATTCGTCGATGTTTTTCTGCGCGATCGCGCGCACGCGATCGGTGTTGTCCAGCCCGGCGATGTTGACGCCGTTGACGACGGCTTTGATCTCGTCGCGGAAGTCGGTGAGGAAGCGCAATGGGTCGCGCTGCTCGTTGGCGACCCGCGCGATCAGTCCCGTGATCAAGATCTGACACGCGATCAGCTTGCCGTTCAATTCGTCCATCCTGCGCTCCCGTTGTGGCGGCGCCGATATGGACGATGCCGATTTTCCTGACAACCGAAACGGTCTGCGCAGAATTTAGAACCGTTCTTGGCTCGCCTGAGCCGGCCCTCCGCGCGGCGCATCTCGCTCTCGCGCACACCACTTCCGAGCATTGCACAAAGTTTGCCCGCTGATCGTTCCTCGTGGGAAAATGCAGCACTGCACACCGTAGCGTCACGGTGCTGCCTAAGCCGTGCAAAGCTTTCCAATTGTTTAGGATTCTCCACCGATAGTGCTGTTTACACTGGAACTTGGCGTGTATTATACAGGCGCGCTGGAACCCTACGATTGCCCCATAATTCGTTACTCAGGGCATACGAGCCGACACGAGCCGATATGAAAAAAACACGGCCGATCCTCTGGATTCTGATCATCGCGGCCGTGGCCTCCGCGGGTTACTATGGTTGGCAAAAATACGGCTCGCCCGAGGCCGGAAAAGCCCAGACAGCGCAGAAAGGTCCGCCGCGTGCGCCCGCCGTTCCCGT
This is a stretch of genomic DNA from Bradyrhizobium sp. CB2312. It encodes these proteins:
- a CDS encoding TonB-dependent receptor, with product MGQVVAPKSLRSVAAFDSMDEKSSGGSGKTVSAVASLIAVASVSSGAHAQQSNLPPVTVDAPHERPRPTASKPTAEQVRARNALRRAAQRQQAATAPVVNAGGLAADRDPYANPAAPYMATRVQASGKFPEPILNTPKSITVLTREVLEDKNATTLKQAILSTAGVTLGTGEGGNAFGDRFFIRGFDARNDVFIDGVRDSGVSVRENFFTEQVEILRGPGSTFAGRGIAGGAINIVTKQATTAGSFYNMDTTFGTDQTKRVVLDVNQVINPTWAVRAGGLFQDAGVAGRDYVKDNRDGAFVATTWKPVDAVKIQAGYIHTELTGLPDFGVPYYRPSTASTAGGPFPDFGSNRNNWYGFVNRDFYRTGQDIGTLNAEVQITPDLLITNKFRDSYSTQNYIGTLPEAPVLANPLSASTLSANPQSRFQETSVIANQTEATYKFNDGVGFKHTALAGFEYDHEKSSIDKYLGLSSEALPGGFSGTGSLSGVSVFNPQFTNLPFGIPAGLSGLPTKITIDTKSVYAMDSANYRDLVILNGGVRYDDYNIKTSGYGTVNGVANVFGTQQQDYGMPNFNLGLTLKPLPNGSVYAAYATSSNPVGAEFDGTSVQYGGLAPVLNGNATQIFGPEKNRAIELGTKWELFDRHLLLTAALFQTEKDNARESRNITAATATAACPYPAGTTGTVSCITAGAAYRIRGIDLGVGGKITDKWSVFGGLVLMQSEVTKSLIPPANTALYTTNVGLPLSNVAHQSFSMLSKYQFNDVWELGGQAVYRSKIYGGTFLAANQGTSIPSYWRFDMFAEAKINKNWQVKLFVNNIFDKRYYDALYQSAAPFVLEAPGRAAYLVLSARY
- a CDS encoding Fe2+-dependent dioxygenase, coding for MLTCIENVLSKNDVADFRRIMDASAWEDGRSTAGAQSAMVKRNEQLPPDSEVARKLGNRIISALTSNPRFIAAAIPLQIFPPLFNRYAANSGHHFGLHVDNAIRGDRLTGLRIRTDLSVTLFLAEPEEYDGGELVIEDTYGSHEVKLPAGDCVLYPSTSLHLVTPVTRGTRVASFFWLQSMIRDDQARTMIFDLDTAIQALVERLGRDDPETVKLTGIYHNLIRYWAEV